Proteins from a genomic interval of Kitasatospora kifunensis:
- a CDS encoding cytochrome c oxidase assembly protein: MHHHGELGPFSLHAVLTWSPDWPFLLGSLLAFGLYVAGVVRLARRGDRWPIGRMVAFTFGVLTIVAITCSGLNDYGMALFSAHMIQHMVLSMLSPILLLLGAPITLALRALRPAGKGRPRGARELLVALLHSRYVKVISHPAFTIPLFIASLYGLYFTPLFDTLMQSRIGHLAMMVHFLGVGLLFFWPIMGVDPGPHRPGHVMRIIELFMGMPFHAFFGVAVMMATTPLVTTFNAAMAPPGTDLMADQKLAGGITWAFGEIPTAVVLIALVFQWAKSEQRQATRKDRAAERDGDAELVAYNAYLASLEKRGNRPAQAG, translated from the coding sequence ATGCACCACCACGGGGAGCTCGGCCCGTTCTCGCTCCACGCGGTGCTCACCTGGTCGCCCGACTGGCCGTTCCTGCTCGGCAGCCTGCTGGCGTTCGGCCTGTACGTGGCGGGCGTGGTGCGGCTGGCCCGGCGCGGTGACCGCTGGCCGATCGGCCGGATGGTGGCCTTCACCTTCGGTGTGCTGACCATCGTCGCGATCACCTGCTCCGGGCTGAACGACTACGGCATGGCGCTGTTCAGCGCGCACATGATCCAGCACATGGTGCTCAGCATGCTGTCGCCGATCCTGCTGCTGCTCGGCGCGCCGATCACGCTCGCGCTGCGCGCGCTGCGCCCGGCGGGCAAGGGGCGGCCGCGCGGGGCACGCGAGCTGCTGGTGGCGCTGCTGCACAGCCGGTACGTCAAGGTGATCTCGCACCCGGCCTTCACCATCCCGCTCTTCATCGCGAGCCTCTACGGGCTCTACTTCACCCCGCTCTTCGACACCCTGATGCAGTCGCGGATCGGGCACCTGGCGATGATGGTCCACTTCCTGGGGGTCGGCCTGCTCTTCTTCTGGCCGATCATGGGCGTGGACCCGGGCCCGCACCGGCCCGGCCACGTGATGCGGATCATCGAGCTGTTCATGGGGATGCCGTTCCACGCCTTCTTCGGTGTCGCCGTGATGATGGCCACCACGCCGCTGGTGACCACCTTCAACGCGGCCATGGCACCGCCCGGCACCGACCTGATGGCGGACCAGAAGCTGGCCGGCGGGATCACCTGGGCCTTCGGTGAGATCCCCACCGCCGTGGTGCTGATCGCGCTGGTCTTCCAGTGGGCCAAGTCCGAGCAGCGTCAGGCCACCCGCAAGGACCGGGCCGCCGAGCGCGACGGTGACGCCGAGCTGGTGGCGTACAACGCCTACCTGGCCTCGCTCGAGAAGCGCGGCAACCGGCCCGCCCAGGCGGGCTGA